The Centropristis striata isolate RG_2023a ecotype Rhode Island chromosome 1, C.striata_1.0, whole genome shotgun sequence nucleotide sequence GTGCATCTTGTCTGACGGTGTGATCTCCCTCTCTGCCCCTTCCCTCGTCCCTCCAGGTGACTGCTAGCTGCCCAGCTGTGTGTGAGTGCCCTGCCATGCCCCTGGTTTGCCCTCCAGGAGTCAGCACCGTGCCAGATGGATGTGGGTGCTGCAAGGTGTGCGCTGCACAGCTTAACCAGGACTGCAGCCCCATGAGGCCTTGCGACCACCACAAAGGGCTAGAGTGTAATTACGGCAACGATGTGACCATGGCCTGGGGCATCTGTCGAGGTGAGAAAGGAGGGAATAATGTATGTTTGGAGGGAAGGAATTTCACTTAGAAAATAGCTGCCCTCTACAGCTATTTTCACTGCTCACTCAATGGAGGGCATAGTATTATTAACATGCATGGGgaaatagttatatatatatatatatatatatatatatatatatatatatatatatatatatatatatatacatatatgaaaaGAATATAGTGAATTTTGCCAAAAACTGACAATACCTGTGCAACAATGTACAAAGTGTCAAGGATGCTAATTGACCCTCCTTTCCATAAAGTCATCAGGGATTAAGCAATATGTAACCGTGCACTTCCGGGAACAAGACAGGGGGTATTTTAATGAGTAGGAGATGTTTTATGGCAGCGACAGGGGGTTTCAGAGATAAAAATACACCTTCCATCTGCACTATGCCGTTGCTGCCCCTCAAACTATGAATAGCTGGTTCTTCCACGCTTTGGAGACAAGGAGTCTGACACTTCCTGTCTCCGTATTTCCACTGACCTTTCTGACTTCAGGGTCCACTGTGTGATTTTGTACACTGTAGCGGCATGAAGTCATTGTGTTTGGTTTTGGTTAAGTCAGGAGAGACATGCTCAACAGTTCATGAAATAAGAGCATGTGTTGAATTCTGCTGAAAGGAATACTTCCCCCTTCAAATGACCATTAGTATATCAATTACCCACCacatgttaccttgaattcttgcagaaaatgttgttttacttGCGTGTCTCGACAGTGAACAAAGAATACTTCTCCTTCAGACTCACACAGACCTGCAGCAGGAAGTGGTTAAATAGTTacatttaaagtcttttttattcagtcatatGTTCAATACTTCccaaaacacatgcattttgttAAATGTGCACACGTTTACATAATTCAGGATTTCCTCtggtttctgacatttttggatTCTTTGTTTAGTGGagagttttcttcaagaattcaagttAACACAGGGTTAGTAATTGATTAACAAAGGGTCATTTATAAGAGTAAAATATTCCTTTTCATGCCATGTTATCTGTATCTGGCATCTCAGTTATTGATTCTAATTTGTCCTGTTAGATCCCTAACCAACGGATTCTGCCAGGAATACCTTGCTTTATGTAAAACAACAGCCagtttgtgcatttgtgtgacCGATCTTGGTTTCAGCTGAGTAAAATGTATCTTTACAGCAAAATCGGAGGGACGCACATGCGAGTACAATGGCAAGATCTACCAGAACGGCGAGAGCTTCCGTGCCGGCTGTAAACACCAGTGTACCTGCATTGACGGAGCCGTTGGCTGCGCTCCTCTCTGCACCAACAAACTTCCACCGGCCTCTCCATCCTGCCCCTACCCGCGGCTGGTCAGGATACCCGGGCAGTGCTGCTTCAGTGTGGACTGCCATAAGGGCACCTGGCAGCTCCCGCCTAAGCATCAGGTGTGTTTTTTCATCTAATGGCAAAGGACTGTCAGTCAGTGACATGGCATGAATTGGATCACATTTTATGgatgtttttttatcaatatgATTGAGGTGGTGGAGTGCAATTCATCACCTGCCACTGTTGTATTCTCTTAACATAGAAAAACAAAGGTGATTAGGATGAAAGAgtaatttctacaaaataaaaaccattgaaaacatttgaaatatatttcaaaCAAATAGTAGTAGCCTAAAAAGGATTACCTTTTTTATGACtgaatttttatatttgatgaagaaaagcagcacaattggaaaaaaataactacagaATATTGGAAATGAATCAGTAAACAAACTGTTCGTTCAGGTAGAGAGGAGTAAAGTGTCTTTCCTCTGACTGACTTATTGCCCTGAAGTAATCCCTCCATAATCAGGGCGCCATGGTGATAACACtgtgaaaaacacataaaagatcTGACATGACTGCGGCACAGATGAATCCCCTGCACTGtctcatcttatcttatctctcgTCACAGGTGCCTCCACCACAACAACACCTGCCCAGACGTCAGCACCCTCCTGCCCCGCACCAGCCTGAAAACGAGCTGAACAACGAGCTCACAGACGTCAAGTCCAGCGGCTGGGAGAGTGAACAGGGCTACAAACACCTGCCTGGTGAGAGACGGGGAGACTGGGTGGACAATATTTAGTGCTTGAGtcaaatttttgttttgttagttgTTTTAAACTGGGTGCTGAATATCACAGAGTTTGCAATGTAAATAAAGTAACACCAATCAcaagaaataattaaaatacttAAACAGAGTTAAAATTCAGTGGTTCACAAATGTTTTGGCTTGTGTTAAAACAAAGCTGTCTATTGTGGCCCTTTGATCAGTCCAACTGAAGAGTAACTATTCGTTCTCAGACTGCTGCATGAAATTATAAATTTTTATTGCTGTATTTTAACTCAcaaactttttacttttagtataTACTGCAGCTCCACTTATAAAGTGCATACTcttgcatgcagtatgcatacaGTTGTCATAACATCGCAgattgaactttgaccctctttCTCATATACGATGCATAGGGGATTGTGGGTCAGAACAGCCAGAAAAGCCTGCTGGCTTGCATATAGCTAAATGTACGACACAGTAggacatcctggtatttttggcaTACTGCATTTGACTTAGGACTTGctaaatctttttctggcaCACTAAATAGTATGGTAGTATTGGTATTGTACCCAAACTAGTGGCTATGTGCAGCTGTAATTCACAAGGTGGTGCTTTGATTCTAAATGCTAATGCCATAAACATAAGGACTGGACAAATACAATTTTGACCTGATATTGGAAAATTAAAGGCTCACAGGTTTTCAAAGTCAGAAGGATTCATCCTCTATGCATCATGAATGTTAATACCAAATCTCAGGGCAATCCAATAAAGAGAGTTGAGAAATATCTCAGTCGGGTTCGAGCGGCAGCCTTCTGTGCTGAAAAATAAAGCTAATGTTGAAgggccaaaaactgcagttcctcaaatggcTTCTTGAGGCTGACTCCAAAAGctagtcaatccccatagaacCCTATGTTAAAGTATTCAACttcacagcagaaataaacatgtttatttagtttCACCCACGTGCCACTGGTGCCACAGGTGCCTTCCCCTACCCTCAGCTTATATTTACTTTCATGtacttaaaataattaaacttttGTCAGTGCAGTTGAGTTAGGAAGTAATTCATAATGGACTCGTAATGACTCTTCagaaacaaggtaccagtaggtgcagcagattctcagaaaaccaacaagacccagcattcgtgatatgcgcACTCTAAAGGCTgtgcaattagttgaaaggggtgtgttaaaaaaatagcagtgtggcattcaatcattgaggtcatcaattttgtgaaaacacAGGTGTAAATCAGGTGGcccctatttaaggatgaagccagtacttgttgaacatgcatttctctttgaaagcctgaggaaaatgggtcgttcaagacattgttcagaagaacagcgtactttgattaaaaagttgattggagaggggaaaacgtataaagaggtgcaaacaattataggctgttcagctaaaatgatctccaatgctttaaaatggagagcaaaaccagagacacgtggcagaaaacggaagacaaccatcaaaatgaatggaagaataagcagaatggcaacggctcagccaatgatcagctccaggatgatcaaagacagtctggagttacctgtaagtgctgtgacagttagaagacgtctgtgtgaagctaatctatttacaagaatcccccgcaaagtccctctgttaaaaaaaggcatgtgcagaagaggttacaatttgccaaagaacacatcaactggtttctttttgggtccaagagccgcagacagtttgtgagacgagccccaaactctgaattcaagccccagtacacagtgaggacagtgaagcatggtggtgctagcatcatgatatgggcatgtttctcctactatggtgttgggcctatttatcacataccagggatcatggatcagtttgcatatgtcaaaatacttgaggaggtcatgttgccttatgctgaagaggacatgccttGAAacgggtgtttcaacaagacaatggccccaaacacactagtaaacaaacaaaatcttggttccaaaccaacaacatagatgttatggagtggaccttaatccaattgagagcttgtggggtgacatcaaaaatgctgtttctgaagcaaaaccaagaaatgtaaatgaattgctGAAtattgttaaagaatcttggagtggaataacagctgaaaggtgccacaagttggttgactccatgccacacagatgtgaagcagttataagaAAAAAtctggtcatacaactaaatattagttaagtgattcacaggatttctagaaacaaaaaagtttgtacaaaatagttttgagtttgtaaagtcaacggccgacactgctgtttttttttaaacacacccctttcaactaattgcccaattgcacagccttaagagcgtgcatatcacgaatgctgggtcttgttggttttttgagaatctactgcacctagtggtaccttgtttgccatgtagcaataaaaaatatactaaaaacctggattaatatggttagtcacattggaccgctgttattttgaacactactgtaggtgacatcacagagacTACGTCCatgtttatacagtctatgctgaAAAGTAAAGAtcagagaaaaataatgtgaaacctaaaaaaaacctaattgaGTAGGAGAAaatatttcttctgttttttatcCAGTTCTATCCCTATGACCCCTCAATGGGGCCCACTCTTTGATGTCAGGAACCACTTGCCTAATTAATGTGTatggctttttctttttctccctgcCTTCCACCTGCTTCTTTCATGGCTCCTCAGTGTGGAACAATCTGAGGGAGAAGTGTCCAGTCCAGACCACTGACTGGTCCCAGTGCTCCCGCAGCTGTGGGATGGGCGTTTCTTCTCGCATCACCAACAAGAACCCTGAGTGCAAACTGGAGAGAGAGACGAGGATCTGCACCGTCCGGCCTTGCCATGGCCTAACAGTCCCAGCCAAGGTGAGGGAGACTGAACTTGTCTTGAACTGAAagcgagacagacagagagcagaggtcGAATATTCACCTTACTGCCAAGATAACTTCTTATCGCAACTTATCTCTCACACAGTGAAACCTAAACGCCTTGTGATAACACACATCAATGGGGAATTATTTCACCTCTTATCTAACCATGTCAGACTATGCAGGAGAGAACAATTCAGCTCTTTTGTTCCCCTTCCTTGTTTCCATCTTTAAACTCAAGAGCAGAGGCTGAAACCTGGGCTGCAAAGAATGAAAAATCAGACGTTTTGGCTCTGAATAAATATGCTCTTGGTGCTAAAGCCGTCTTTATCCCGAGTTTAAGAACAGAGATTATTTTAGTGGTACTTTCGGGAAGCTCTGCATCCAGTGGGAACTGGGCAGAGCTGATTTACTCAGCAGTGTTTTGGTTGCGAGCAGGCGCCTTTTTAAATATAGTCCCCCACCCCCGGCATTCCTGCCAAGCAACTGTCCATAGCTAGGCCCTGTCTGTGTACTCAGAGTCCAGGGAAGTGGTGTGTCTATATTAATCCTCCATGTTGGACACACACTAAGagctcttctctctgctctacTGAGTTAAAAGCTTTGGTGCCAAGAATGATCATAGGTGTCAGAGTGTTCAACAGAAGAGGACTCTTAGATgttaaattaatgtttaatcttAAAATTAATcacttaaatctaaaaataatccACCCCTCAATCCCTGTTTTGGCATAACAAGTTGAAGTCTGGTTCTCCTAATGTGAAACTAATGAGTTTGAGTGCAAAGCTGCTTAAATCTGCTGTTATGTAAAAGGACCAGTGCAGATAAAAGTCAAAGCTTATTAGATATTTTCTTTGTATTATGAAAGTCTTCATGACTTCTTTTGGTGAATTTTGCTACTGATGTCAGTTCAGTCACTCATCCAGATTTGGGAACTAATGCATTACATGTAATCTAGATTTTATAATCACGTTACAAAATATAAGAAACTAGAATCGGGGTTAAATGTGCAATTAGATTATAGTCACATCACTTTTTGatgacatgtttaaaatatggCAATTTTAAAAGATGAatgtttttacatataatttgtATTCAGGAACTGACCACATTTCAAAGTAATATGACCCCAACCGGCACTCattattttacttgtatcaTCCAACCACAGAAAGGGAAGAGGTGCTCCCCGACCCAGAAAGCCCCAGAGCCCCTCCGCCTGTCCTATGGAGAATGTGTGAGTGTCCGCCTCTACCGGCCCAATTACTGTGGCGTGTGTGCAGACGGACGGTGCTGCTCACCACGCCGCACACGCACTGTACCGGTGACCTTCGTCTGCCCGGATGGGGAGCGTTTCCAGAGGTCAGCCATGTTCATCCAGTCGTGTAAATGCAGCGAAGACTGCGGCCACCTCAACGAGGTGGCCCTCCCTCCGCAGCAGTGGATGTACGGAGACACACACCAGTTCATAGACTAGTCCTGAGGAggagttttatttcattttaatgtgacGAGGTCGACTTTCACGATGAAAGAAGATGCTTCAAGACTACGGGCCATTTTTCTCATCTGGCTCCAAATGAGTGAAGACCACAGGCACCCACCTGACTGCCACACAGCAGGCAGGACGGGCCGCCTCGATTTTATTCTCCATCCAATTAAGGAAACCCTTAATTGTAGTATTATTGTGAGACCGGAGTGGATTATTCTGTACACTTGCCCGCTCCTGTTCAAGCAGGGGACCTAAATTAGAGCCCTGAAGGGCCCCTGGACTTCCTCCAGTCTGGACTCATTACTGGTTCAGGTGTGGAggatgtttttagttttttgagaCCTTCAGATCAGCCTGAGAGGAGAACACTACAAAAGCAACAAAGCACTTTGTTCAGCACTGAAACTTTTGAACTGTAACTATGACAGCAGTGCACAAGGATCACCTCACCTGCAACAACAGCCTCACATACTGTGACGGTGGATGACTCCATATCCCACGATGCACTGTGACTACTCAGCGACAAGCAAAAGAATCTTTTGCAGCTTTATGAACAAAGGAAATGTTGATATCTATTACATATAAAATCAGCACATCGTGTTATGAACAGAAGCACAGCCTGCATcgattgtgggtttttttggcatGCTGACACAAGCCATTTATATTTTACGATCAGCAATGAATGACACTGTCTCTGTAACTCAGACTATTAAAATGATAAAGAACGCTATCTTGAACTGACACGAGCGTTCAGCGAGGACTGGACCAATGCCAATTGATTTCTTGTTTGTGCATTAAATGCAGCTTAGAGAAATGTCTTACACAAACCTGTATTTGAGAATTTATTTTGGATCTCACTATattctgtaaatatattttctttatttggatCCAAGTTTGTATTATTGTCACATTTATTCACTTCCATGGATTAAGGCACCACAGTGTAGCGGTCACACGTTTGTGTTGGTCCATCCATGTGATCAAACTGGCTGCGGAGCTCAGGTTTCATGGGGTTTTATTTTAACTCAACTTTTCAAGTTTCAAACTTGGCAGCCGGTACAAAGTAGCTGTAACTGTTATGGAAAAACAGTGTGTCTTCAAACTATGATGATACTGCCCTCTGCTTGTGAGGATAATTAACTACATCAAAGTTTGTATTTTACGATACTGCTGTAGTGTTGTTTGATATAACATTTGGAAAATCTAAATGTTTAagaacattaaagacaaaattaaatgCAACACCATTTAATAAGGTATAAAAAGTTTAATTCTTCAACCAAAACAATATATCCATGTTTTAACAAGGAAAACACTAAAAGAAGCTCCCTGCACagtcatgataaaaaaagaaaagaaaaatgttttatcattaCGAACTTGCCAACAAATATGGTGGGAGGGggactttaaaataaatgttgggggtgtttttttttcctcttccacCAAAATACAGCAACACCAAAGGTCACACACGATCTTCACTGGAAAGACACTCATCTGGACTGTTCAACTgcaagaagaaaaggaaaagtaGTTAGGATGTGATAGgcataaaaaaagttatttatatttaggGTTCTCACTATGTTgactaatttatatatttaccatCTAATATTGCATTCTGTACAAATACACTATGCATCTAACTTGTTAACTTACTGTAGGAGGAGATATCGATCTCCTCTGGTAGCTCTGCTACGTTGACCTCAAATCGGTCTTGGACGTCATTCAGGGTCTTGGCGTCGGCCTCGTCGGACACAAAGGTGACGGCCAGGCCTTTGGTTCCAAACCTGCCAGCACGGGCAACCTGGggtacagagaaacaagttaggGCTCAGAACATGAGCCGAAGGATATACAGTGTCAGAGCTTCTATTCCTATAGAAAAAGAAAGGGAGCTAATAGTCATGGGCAACAGTAGAAGTTTGAATTATTTCTGATTATTAACTATAATTTTGTGATCATAaaacattgacaaaaaaaaaatacacatctgataaagaaaacacaaaataatattaaagctGGACTGACTCTGTGGAGGTATGTGTCAGAGTCTTCTGGCATGTCGTAGTTGAAGACAATGTTGACTCGCTCGATATCCATGCCTCGGCCGAACAGGTTGGTAGCGACCAGGATTCGCCGCTGGAAGTCTTTGAACTGCTGGTACCGAGATAACCTGTGGTGCAAGTAAGAAAATATTCCAAGTGAGACGAAGAACATTAACTACTAATCTCTCAAACGTCATCATTGTCCAAACAGATAGGTTGtaaatcccttttttttccaTGCTGGAGATACTGAAATTTGGAAAGCTAGCGTTGAATTTTAAGTGTGAACAAAAACAGAGTCAAAGGCTCCTACCGCTCCTCCTGCGCCATGCCCCTGTGGATGGCGATGGCAGGGAAATTCTGCTCCACCAGCAGCTGGGACAGAGCCACACAGCGGTGCACTGACTTAACAAAGATCACCACCTGAAAGGAAGCGAAAGAGGCTTGTATATTTTTGGTGGGAATGGCATCAATGAGATGTAGACAGGCAACATAAACGTTGCACTGTAGAGGACAAGAAACACTAATTTAAACATTAGTGGAGAAACAAGGTTGCAAATGTGTAGTtcttaaaatgaagcattttgacgaaaaaattaaaaatactagAATAAAAATGAACTGATTCTGATGTAGAGAATGAGTGGCAGCTATACCTGGTTGAACTCGAGGACATCGAGCAGGTCGAAGAGCTTTCGGTTCTTCTCGCTGTCCTTCAACTTGCAGTAGTATTGCTGTAAGCCATGGAGTGTCAGCTTGGTCTCGTCATCCACAAACACTTCCATGGGCTACAcagtgaggagagaggagccAAATGTCAGTATCACACAAATCTAAAACGCCATACAATTTACTGAAGTAGCACTAGGTTTTGACAGATGAACTGTCGATGGTGTCTCACTGAACCTGTTCTCCTGGACTGCCGCAGAGCCAGGAGGACTGACTGTCCTGACCAAGCCAAATCTGCCAAGGAGGGTCACTTTGCCCCTCAGATATGGCCACTTATGACACTGACAGCCACAAGTGGGCAAAGCGAAGAGGGGTTTGCAACAAACACTGAACTAACTAAACATGTTGATttcacataataaaaataaccaagaTGACCTtaatacagggttcgtacacttcagcagtggtcaaattcaagcatttttcaaggactttcaaggtcaattttcaagcttttccagtatcttacacctgtaaATTGCATGTATTAGATGAGTACttgcatactaaaagggggagatttcacttaaccataccaacagcgatgatattacacttttaggaggaccGGTCTTCATTTctgataggctactcattatttttacattgaacatgtgattatctatagatggatatagtcagattgcaagagaaatacagcaagaatttcaagcatttacaagcactttatccaaaatccaagcaatttaaccttgaaaatacaacatttaaattcaagcattttcaaggatttcaagcacctgtacgaaccctgttAATAACTACAATTATGGAAAGGATAGGATCATTTaccttgaaaaatatattgacaaAATAGATGTGTGCAGCAGAGATGAGTGAATTTCCAGTTTAGCCGGTCTGGTCCAGTGTGATTTTATGCAAACCGGCTGAACTGGTATTTGTAATTATGACATAAATTAAAAAGCAGCAACATTAGCTACCTGTCCCGACCgaaatcaatatattttcaCTGGCTTAGctcttttattaattaaatagtgTTGAAGCATATACAGAAGCTACATTTTCCCAAGCATTTTTGAAGCTCAAGCTCAGCAGAGCTTTCTGCTGCAGTTTGAAATAAAACTACTATGGATCAGCAAGTGCCAAAGAGCCAAGCGCTGTCAATGATAGCATGAGTAAAGGTTGAAGTGGGGAAAAACCTTGTGTTTGTGCTAAATAtctgctaaaaaaaattaataaagatttttttttttttttacatgaaggTGAATTAATCACAGTGGGTTGAATAGTTACTTACATCTTGCATGAACTTGCGGCAGACCGGGCGGATTTCTTTGCTTAGCGTTGCACTGAACATCATAACCTGTTTCTCATGGGGTGTCACCCTGAAGATTTCCTGGACGTCACGTCTCATGTctatcaaaaaataataataatgaattcaCAGAAGTATACTCGATTTATCTGGAAACCTCTCTGTTCTTACCGCAGTACTTCACTAAAGCTACTTGTTTCCTAAAAGTCCACTATGAAACCCATGTGCTCTTACTCACCCAACGCCTCCAGCATTCTATCGCACTCGTCAAGCACAAAGTGTTTGATGTTCTTCACATTGAGGGACTTGTTGCGAATGAGAGCCAGGGTTCGTCCTGGAGTTCCTACAACGATGTGAGGGCAGTTCTTCTTCAGGACTTCCTCGTCCTTCTTGATGGCCAGGCCACCGAAGAACACGGACACCTTGACAGTGGGCATGTACTTGGAGAAGCGCTCGTACTCTTTGCTGATCTGGAAGGCCAACTCTCGTGTGTGGCACATTACAAGGACAGACACCTGGCAGACAGGGAATGACGACATTAGTCTTATCTAGCAGGACAGTTCCACAAGTAAATAGCAAGTTAAAAGGACTTGGTATTGGCAGATTCACAACATTAAGTTACTCGGAATGGGAGCGAAAAATTTCTTCCATATATAGGAGGGGTAAAATGAGCAACTTACCTGACCATCCACAGGTTCTATTTGTTGCAGGGTGGCAAGCACAAACACTGCTGTCTTTCCCATACCAGACTTGGCCTGACACAGGATGTCCATGCCCAGGATCGCTTGTGGAATACACTCATGTTggactgaaaataaaacaaatggtggtgtttaaattaaattttcaaAAACATCTGCCGATTAACTCTTGAAATCAATAATTTTGACTTTCAACAACCCAAAACTGCTATTCACCTTCTGAGGGATGCTCAAATCCACAGTCAACAATGGCACGGAGCAGCTCTGGTTTGAGGAGAAAGTCTCTGAAGCCTGAGCTGTGAATGGATACATAGGACCCTTTCACTTCCTTCTTGCTTGCTGGGGTCCCAGTTTCAGGGGCTCCCTGGggctcctcatcctcctcataGTCCAAAAGTTCATTATCAACGTCTGTCTCTGCCATCTGTATGAATAACATGGAAATCAGGGAATCTGTCTCACAAcctttctacaataaactgaGTCAAAGACCTCTTTTATGTACAAGCTCAGTTAGATATAAAAAATGATGTCTTttataattcacattttattttattcacatatTGTTTGAGGACAGATTGATCCGTTTAATGGAGGCTGGCGttttgctgctttgttttattcatttattttacttttttttttttaaatacaacaaCACGGCCCTAAGTGCACTAGCTTGGCCATGCCTTCGTTAGttaaataaacacttaaatgtTTCTAACCTCAGGTTAAACCAATATGCTGTTATTACTTATGACTGGCACTGACTAACagcataaataaattaatctgtGAATTGCGTGTATTATGACTTAACTGATCAAGgctaaaagagaaaaatgttgatTGGTGCGACAATAATCTGATGCCTTATCAGCTGTCGTAAATTAGCGAAGTTAGCAGAAGGATTTGTTTAGATAACGTCCGCAGGCCGCAGCTGCGGTtcacataaaaatgattgaatTAATCGTTAAGGGAGCACGCTAACTTTAACATCGGTGTATAGTCTTGAATGAAAGACATAACTGAGTCCCGCTTAGCCCTTACAATTGCGGTGACTGAAAAATAATGGCCGACTCGTGTGAGCGCTCCTCGTCCTTCTTTCATTCGAGCcggctggttagcatgctaacagct carries:
- the LOC131976869 gene encoding ATP-dependent RNA helicase DDX39A; the protein is MAETDVDNELLDYEEDEEPQGAPETGTPASKKEVKGSYVSIHSSGFRDFLLKPELLRAIVDCGFEHPSEVQHECIPQAILGMDILCQAKSGMGKTAVFVLATLQQIEPVDGQVSVLVMCHTRELAFQISKEYERFSKYMPTVKVSVFFGGLAIKKDEEVLKKNCPHIVVGTPGRTLALIRNKSLNVKNIKHFVLDECDRMLEALDMRRDVQEIFRVTPHEKQVMMFSATLSKEIRPVCRKFMQDPMEVFVDDETKLTLHGLQQYYCKLKDSEKNRKLFDLLDVLEFNQVVIFVKSVHRCVALSQLLVEQNFPAIAIHRGMAQEERLSRYQQFKDFQRRILVATNLFGRGMDIERVNIVFNYDMPEDSDTYLHRVARAGRFGTKGLAVTFVSDEADAKTLNDVQDRFEVNVAELPEEIDISSYIEQSR
- the LOC131976874 gene encoding CCN family member 1-like; amino-acid sequence: MAFLMYLTVLTTAVITQVTASCPAVCECPAMPLVCPPGVSTVPDGCGCCKVCAAQLNQDCSPMRPCDHHKGLECNYGNDVTMAWGICRAKSEGRTCEYNGKIYQNGESFRAGCKHQCTCIDGAVGCAPLCTNKLPPASPSCPYPRLVRIPGQCCFSVDCHKGTWQLPPKHQVPPPQQHLPRRQHPPAPHQPENELNNELTDVKSSGWESEQGYKHLPVWNNLREKCPVQTTDWSQCSRSCGMGVSSRITNKNPECKLERETRICTVRPCHGLTVPAKKGKRCSPTQKAPEPLRLSYGECVSVRLYRPNYCGVCADGRCCSPRRTRTVPVTFVCPDGERFQRSAMFIQSCKCSEDCGHLNEVALPPQQWMYGDTHQFID